Within Dysgonomonas sp. HDW5A, the genomic segment GATGGTTGATATTTTTGAAGTCGTAGTCGATGGAGATCGTTCAGGAGGACCTTTTATCGATAAGTTTTACCCTTTCAAAGATATTACGAAAGAACAGGCGTGGGAATTGTTTCACGGTCGGCAGGCTCAAAACTACCATATTTATACACCTCCAAAGAAAGACGATTGGTGTATGTATTGGGGACCTCAGCAATGGCTGAAAGAAAAGCCCTATTCGGATTATGCCTATAAATATGATGTTAAAGAAGGAGAAAGCGGAAAACTGACACTCGAATTTTATATAACACCATTTGATTATGCTTCGCCAAAGGGTAGTAAGTTTTCGGTCGAATCCGAATTGTATGCCAATAAATTAATCGGTCTCTGTTGGGCAGTAATTGATTACGATAATAACGAGGGTAAACCCAAAGATGGATTTTGGAATCTGTCTCGTCAACATACGATGTACGGAAATGCAGATGAATTGAGGGCTTTTAGATTAATGCCTTTGGAAACTGTTGAATAATGCTATCAGTATTCTTTGTCGTTAGTAATAAATGCTTTTTTACTGACGCACCCTGTCGGGTTTGTCTTTCATTTTGCCTTGATGCAAAACGAAACAAAAGATCAAGACTGAGCCTCTTTGCCCGACCCGATACGTGCTTCGAAAGCGAAAACAAAAAAATACATTTGACTTTGATTTCTTTTTGTTTTTTACGCTTTCCTCCCACATCGGGTACCCCGTGCAACCGGCAAGGTCAGTAGCCTTACGGATGATAGTCGTTACGTGCGTCAGCCCCAGTGCATCAGTGGCACAGCCGTTGGCTGACAAGCAAAGCAGGCGTAAAACTAAACGTGCCGAAAGACAATAAGTTTAGTTTAGCCCGCAAGCTTAAGTCAGACAGGCGAGCCACGCAGCACAAAGCCTTTTTTGATTCCTTTTGCGGCTTTGGGCAAAAGGAATACAAGCAATCTTTGATTGCGCGTAGAAAAAGACAATTTAATTGAACGTTTTCTATAATCCAGTTGCTGATTTTATAAATTTTGTTTTATTTATCTATACAATAGCCGATTATATCGAAAAAAGAAGACGAAAAAAATAGATACTGAAAAAGTGTCACTTTTGTCACTTTTGTAATCTTTTATGAGCTTTATTATTGATATATAGTAGTTTAGTGAATGAGTAAAAGTGACAAAAAATAAACACAGACTGTAACCTTTTTATGTAGATTGTGTAGAAAATGTTGCCATTGAGAAGATATGTCACTTTTTTAAGAAACAGACTTGTAACCAGTAATTTGTAACTATTGATTAGATATGAAAAGAAATATATTCATCCTTATTATTCTATTCAGTTTTGTTTGTAATTTGTTTGCATCAACATATAATGTACGTGATTATGGAGCAAAAGGGGATGGAAAACAAATAGATTCTCCTGCCATAAACAAGGCGATTGAGGCTGCCACTGCTAATGGAGGCGGAACTGTTTTTATTCCTGCCGGAACGTATGCAAGTTATTCGATTCGATTGCAGAGTAATATACATCTGTATCTGGATGCAGGATCAGTTATTATGGCTGCCTATCCCGAAAAAGATAGCGGTTATGATTTGGCTGAGGAGAATGAACATAATCACTTTCAGGACTTTGGACACAGTCATTGGGAAAACAGTCTGATCTGGGGTATAGGTCTCGAAAATATCACGATAAGCGGACAAGGTTTAATAAATGGACAAGGCTTAACCCGTGAAGAAAGCCGTTTACCCGGAGTTGGGAACAAAGCAATCAGTTTGAAACTGTGTAAAAATGTAACTATCAAAGATGTTTCGATGCTTAATTGCGGACACTTTGCATTGCTTGCTACAGGCGTTGATAACCTGACGATCAGTAATGTAAAAGTAGATACCAATCGCGATGGTTTCGATATAGACTGTTGCCGCAATGTACGTATTTCCGATTGTTCGGTAAATTCGCCTTGGGACGATGCTATTGTTTTGAAAAGCAGCTATGCACTAGGATTTTTTCGGGATACCGAAAATGTGACTATAACCAATTGCTTTGTAAGTGGATTCGATAAAGGTTCGTTATTGGATGCTTCTTTTCAACGAGATGAGCCACAGGCTCCTGATCAGGGCTATGTAACAGGACGCATAAAATTCGGCACAGAATCGAGTGGAGGATTCAAAAATATCACCATTTCGAATTGTACATTTGAACGATGCAGAGGCTTGGCTCTCGAATCGGTAGACGGTGGAAGCCTCGAAGATATTACCATCACCAACATTACTATGCGTGATATTGTAAATGCTCCTTTCTTTTTGCGTTTAGGCTCTCGTTTAAGAAGCCCTAAGGGAACACCTGTGGGGAATATCTCACGAGTAACGATCAGTAATGTAAATGTTTATAATGCCGATTCTCGTTATGCAAGCATAATAAGCGGAGTACCCGATCATCAGATTAATGATGTTCAATTGAGTAATATTCGAATATTGTATAAAGGTGGAGGTACAAAAGAAGATGCGCAATTACTACCTCCCGAAAATGAGGCTCTGTATCCTGAGCCTTGGATGTTCGGAACCATTCCGGCTTCGGGATTCTTTATCCGCCATGCTAAAAATATCGAACTGAATAATATACAGGTCGATTTTATGAAACCCGATTACCGCCCGTCGTTGTGGGTAAAAGATGCAGAGAATATCCGATTAATAAACTATCGTTCAAAAGTAGCCAAAGGTGTAGAGCCTTATGCCTTGCACAATGTAGATGGCTTTAAAGAAGAGTTGAGCGAAGTCACAGAATTTTAAAGTCTCAAGTAGCTAACAAGATATTACTGAAATGAAAAAAGAAAATACTCCTTTTATTGTTTTTATATTGGCAGGATTGCTAATGACGAGTACTATAAGTGGTACTGCCAAAGATATTTATCTGTTTTCTTATTTTACAGGAAAGTCGGAAACAGGTCTCCATTTGGCTTATAGTTTAGATGGTTTAACATGGACTCCGCTCAATGACGGCAAAAGTTATTTACTTCCTGCTGTTGGCAAAGATAAATTGATGCGTGATCCAAGTATAGTACAAGCTCCCGATAAAACCTTTCACATGGTTTGGACTACAGGCTGGCACGATAACAGTATAGGGTATGCTTCGTCTAAAGACCTGATTAGTTGGTCGGAGCAAAAGGCTATCCCTGTGATGACTCATGAACCAACCGTTAGAAACTCTTGGGCTCCTGAGTTGTTTTATGATGAAGCGAGTATGCTTTATTATATCTTCTGGGCATCTACTATCGATGGACGTTTTAGTGAGGTCGGTCCATCGGAAGACGGTTTGGATCATCGTCTGTATTATGTGACAACTCCCAATTTTAAAACGTTCTCGGAAACGAAGCTTTTCTTTAATCCTGATTTTAGTGTGATAGATGGAGCTATCTTAAAGCGAGGAAAAGAATACTTTCTCTTTGTGAAGAATGAGAATAAAACACCTGTCGAAAAAAATATCAGAGTGACTGTATCAAAGGATATAAATAATTTTCCGACAGAAGTATCTGCTCCCATAACAAGAAATTGGGTCGAAGGACCTGCCCCATTGCAGGTAGATGAATATATCTATGTGTATTTTGATCAGTACCGTGAAGGAAAATACGGAGCTGTACGTTCGAAAGATGGTAAAACGTGGGAAGATGTTTCGGACTTGGTTTCTTTCCCCAAAGGAATACGACACGGAACGGCTTTCAAGGTTTCGGAAACTGTATTGGATAACCTTTTGAAAAATAGTAAATGACTGTTTTATAGAATCAATTGCCAAAACTCAACATCAATAAGCTTGTTGAATTTCAATCCTGATTCTTTGAAATTACCTAC encodes:
- a CDS encoding glycoside hydrolase family 28 protein; protein product: MKRNIFILIILFSFVCNLFASTYNVRDYGAKGDGKQIDSPAINKAIEAATANGGGTVFIPAGTYASYSIRLQSNIHLYLDAGSVIMAAYPEKDSGYDLAEENEHNHFQDFGHSHWENSLIWGIGLENITISGQGLINGQGLTREESRLPGVGNKAISLKLCKNVTIKDVSMLNCGHFALLATGVDNLTISNVKVDTNRDGFDIDCCRNVRISDCSVNSPWDDAIVLKSSYALGFFRDTENVTITNCFVSGFDKGSLLDASFQRDEPQAPDQGYVTGRIKFGTESSGGFKNITISNCTFERCRGLALESVDGGSLEDITITNITMRDIVNAPFFLRLGSRLRSPKGTPVGNISRVTISNVNVYNADSRYASIISGVPDHQINDVQLSNIRILYKGGGTKEDAQLLPPENEALYPEPWMFGTIPASGFFIRHAKNIELNNIQVDFMKPDYRPSLWVKDAENIRLINYRSKVAKGVEPYALHNVDGFKEELSEVTEF